A genomic region of uncultured Paludibaculum sp. contains the following coding sequences:
- a CDS encoding acetylxylan esterase produces the protein MIRFLSILIVAAASLAAADLRVTTGDRLPQELADYLTREASVHWNARHARIAALRNARDLERRQQEFRGWLTQAMGGFPAKTPLNARITGGFTRDGYRVEHLIFESMPGFYVTANVYSPLNAQPPFPAVLGTAGHSATGKAIATYQYAWIGLAKRGFLVLAFDPPGQGERSEYFDKVLGKSIVSIGTRQHDMAGTQCLLTGSTFARYEAWDGIRAFDYLLTRKDVDPKRIGVAGNSGGGTQSAYLSVVEPRLAASVISCYMTGWEQLWTVPGPQDAEQDFPGFLSAGYDFGDFMLAFAPKPVTMLTGIQDFFPIAGARATFAETKKVFSLADAEVHAGFFEYDDPHGWSKPRREATYRWLTKWLQGREDDGAEPQFPTEPEANLNATPTGQLATSLGGETVYSLNLKRAEQQFAGRSALRADAAAVRKTLVRVLDLPARASVPAATEVETSRQTEARVTKLLLETQPGLHVAAVLFEPTATGQHPAVLWLDSRGKGTDTAGIDGLVAKGTTVLAIDLSGWGESAPPAGKSGYSGDWQLAQRAMLIGRPLPGIQTLEALRAYDFLRTRPGVDPSKISITGIRDGGMIALYATALEPRIASATVKEMMASFMTLARAKVHKDRIGSVVPGVLSEFDLPDLALAIAPRDLTLHSLRDALGNPLDRRIVEQEFAPAVARYANAKQHFRIED, from the coding sequence TTGATCCGCTTCCTGTCCATCCTCATCGTGGCGGCCGCCTCTCTGGCGGCCGCCGACTTGCGGGTCACCACCGGCGACCGGCTCCCCCAGGAGTTGGCGGACTATCTCACGCGCGAGGCGAGTGTCCACTGGAATGCGCGCCATGCCAGGATCGCGGCCTTGCGCAACGCCAGGGATCTGGAACGCCGCCAGCAGGAGTTCCGCGGTTGGCTGACTCAGGCGATGGGCGGATTCCCGGCCAAGACCCCGCTGAACGCCAGGATCACCGGCGGCTTCACCCGGGACGGCTACCGCGTCGAGCACCTCATCTTCGAGAGCATGCCCGGCTTCTATGTGACGGCCAACGTCTATAGCCCGTTGAATGCGCAGCCGCCCTTCCCGGCGGTCCTGGGCACCGCTGGCCATAGCGCCACGGGCAAGGCGATCGCCACCTATCAATACGCCTGGATCGGGTTGGCCAAGCGCGGCTTTCTGGTGCTTGCTTTCGATCCGCCCGGCCAGGGCGAACGTAGCGAGTACTTCGACAAAGTGCTGGGCAAGTCCATCGTCTCGATCGGGACCCGCCAGCACGACATGGCCGGGACTCAGTGCCTGCTCACCGGCTCCACGTTCGCACGCTATGAGGCGTGGGATGGCATCCGCGCTTTCGACTACCTGCTCACCCGGAAGGACGTCGATCCCAAACGGATCGGAGTCGCCGGCAACTCCGGCGGCGGCACCCAGTCCGCCTATCTCTCCGTCGTGGAGCCCAGGCTGGCTGCCTCAGTCATCTCCTGCTACATGACCGGATGGGAACAGCTCTGGACCGTGCCCGGACCCCAGGACGCCGAGCAGGACTTCCCCGGTTTCCTCAGCGCCGGATATGACTTCGGCGACTTCATGCTGGCCTTCGCCCCCAAGCCGGTGACGATGCTCACCGGAATCCAGGACTTCTTCCCCATCGCCGGCGCCCGCGCTACCTTTGCCGAGACAAAGAAGGTTTTCAGCCTGGCCGATGCCGAGGTCCACGCCGGCTTCTTCGAATACGACGACCCGCACGGCTGGAGCAAGCCCCGCCGCGAAGCGACCTACCGCTGGTTGACGAAGTGGCTGCAGGGCAGGGAAGACGACGGAGCCGAACCTCAGTTCCCCACCGAACCGGAGGCGAACCTCAACGCGACCCCCACCGGACAGTTGGCCACTTCGCTGGGCGGCGAGACTGTTTACTCCCTTAACCTGAAACGCGCGGAGCAGCAATTTGCCGGGCGCTCAGCCCTGCGTGCGGACGCGGCGGCTGTGCGCAAGACACTGGTTCGGGTCCTGGACCTTCCGGCCCGAGCCAGTGTGCCGGCTGCGACCGAGGTGGAAACCAGTCGCCAGACGGAGGCCCGGGTGACGAAGCTTCTGCTGGAGACGCAGCCCGGCCTGCACGTCGCCGCTGTTCTCTTTGAACCAACCGCGACGGGGCAACACCCGGCCGTCCTTTGGCTGGACTCGCGGGGCAAGGGCACGGACACAGCCGGCATCGACGGACTGGTGGCGAAGGGCACCACAGTGCTGGCCATCGATCTCAGCGGCTGGGGCGAAAGCGCGCCGCCCGCCGGCAAGAGCGGCTACTCCGGCGACTGGCAGTTGGCCCAGCGGGCGATGCTCATCGGCCGGCCGCTGCCGGGCATCCAGACCCTGGAGGCGCTGCGGGCTTACGACTTCCTGCGTACGCGTCCTGGAGTGGATCCCTCAAAGATCAGCATCACGGGCATCCGCGATGGCGGGATGATCGCTCTCTATGCGACGGCACTGGAGCCGCGTATTGCCTCCGCGACGGTGAAAGAGATGATGGCCTCCTTCATGACGCTGGCGCGGGCCAAGGTCCACAAGGACCGGATCGGCAGTGTCGTTCCCGGGGTTCTCAGCGAGTTCGACCTGCCAGACCTGGCGCTGGCCATCGCTCCGCGCGACCTGACGCTCCACTCTCTGCGCGACGCCCTGGGCAATCCCCTCGATCGCCGCATCGTCGAGCAGGAATTTGCCCCGGCCGTAGCTCGTTACGCAAACGCGAAGCAGCACTTCCGCATTGAGGACTGA
- a CDS encoding carboxypeptidase regulatory-like domain-containing protein: MHQRVALLYGLCCRRAFPVLFLLLALLTVRDLRAQASGRIAGTVKDSSGASVPGAEVTAVNVQTGFELTRPTLSDGTYALPLLPVGEYKLETKAKGFQSHTRTGLTLTVDTTVTVDITLQVGAVSEAVEVTASAPLLETQTGSLRGMVDQQRIVNLPLNGRDVTQLVAIQAGVIPRSSSSSEGNAYSVNGSRGNGIFYMLDGGMNTDSYRNNSGLFPNPDAVQEFSIQKNNFTAEYGNATGAVVSVITKSGTNQFHGSAFEFLRNGVFNARNFFAAKRDNLKRSQFGGTLGGPIVKNKAFFFFGYQGTRLRTDPQLTRQFLPTQAMRNGDFSSLTKSITDPLTKQPFPGNQIPVSRLSSVSQALLQYIPVPSTPTGERFTGYQSKPVEDEYTARADYNWSTHRFSGRYFRRTFTRPFTGDTGDLASMFTSDVGRSTQPYSHWTFSDVWVISPNIINNGTFAIRSRRTFNDWASVELPIDFAKAGVAGIAVKDPASVYVNVSNYFLARPGWNYDKNDRDYHVSDTLTWMLGSHQLKIGGEYLHVSNNITNDFRTMGNFDFNGSITGDPMADFMQGEVYQFWQGGGEYKDLNGHRIGLFVQDDWRVTTNLTLNLGVRWEPFLPYQDSIGRTQCFAPGVQSTRFPNAPNGYLNAGDPSCPMGGFDSFKQAFAPRFGYAWRPGGGRTVLRGGAGLFWNPQFTVLYNGFVNSAPFSPQITLNGVKFNNPYATTPNPFPQSFAPFDPPANSSFVTPLGTFGAFSSGFKPSYQESLNFTVEHEVFSGLLARASYIANLGRRLSYNYDTNWARYAAGATSGNIQSRRPYRDYNSVLVADSGSSSSYHGFQFSVERRLSKGFSIEANYTWSKSIDELSDDTTPGQSTSIAIPYDRRSGRAVSDFDNTHRLVSSWVWNLPEWKTGPAALKAILGGWQTSGIATMRSGFPYTVRSGTDRALSSIGQDYADIVGDPNLSGDRSKADRIARYFNTSAFTLATLGTFGNSPRNLLRGPRSVNFDLSAVKIIPINDRVRAQLRGEFFNAFNNVNLSTPYASANSTTRFGRIESAGDPRIVQIALRFEF, from the coding sequence ATGCATCAACGCGTGGCGCTTCTCTACGGTCTTTGCTGCCGCCGGGCATTCCCGGTTTTGTTTCTGCTGCTGGCACTGCTGACGGTGCGTGATCTCCGGGCCCAGGCGAGTGGCCGGATCGCAGGCACGGTCAAGGACAGCTCCGGAGCTTCGGTCCCCGGAGCCGAGGTTACAGCCGTGAACGTGCAGACGGGTTTCGAGCTCACGCGCCCGACACTCTCCGACGGCACCTACGCCCTGCCGCTGCTGCCTGTCGGCGAATACAAGCTGGAGACCAAGGCGAAAGGCTTTCAGTCGCACACCCGCACCGGGTTGACGTTGACGGTGGACACCACGGTCACTGTCGACATCACGCTCCAGGTGGGCGCCGTCTCAGAGGCGGTGGAGGTGACGGCCTCCGCTCCACTGCTCGAAACGCAAACTGGCTCGCTGCGCGGCATGGTCGACCAGCAGCGCATTGTCAATCTCCCGCTGAATGGACGCGACGTCACCCAACTGGTCGCCATTCAGGCCGGTGTGATCCCCAGAAGTTCCTCCTCCAGTGAAGGCAATGCCTACTCCGTCAACGGCAGCCGCGGCAACGGCATCTTCTACATGCTGGACGGTGGCATGAACACTGACTCCTACCGCAACAACAGCGGCCTGTTCCCAAATCCCGACGCCGTGCAGGAGTTCAGCATCCAGAAGAACAATTTCACCGCCGAGTACGGCAACGCCACCGGAGCCGTGGTCAGCGTCATCACCAAGTCCGGCACCAACCAGTTCCACGGGTCGGCCTTCGAATTCCTGCGCAACGGCGTCTTCAACGCACGCAACTTCTTTGCGGCCAAGCGAGACAATCTGAAGCGGTCGCAGTTCGGTGGCACTCTCGGTGGGCCCATCGTCAAGAACAAGGCGTTCTTCTTCTTCGGCTACCAGGGCACCCGCCTGCGCACCGATCCGCAGCTCACCCGCCAGTTCCTGCCTACGCAGGCCATGCGCAACGGCGACTTTTCCAGCCTGACGAAATCGATCACCGACCCTCTCACCAAACAGCCCTTCCCGGGCAACCAGATTCCGGTCAGCCGGCTGAGTTCCGTCTCCCAGGCTCTGCTGCAATACATACCTGTGCCCTCCACACCTACCGGCGAACGCTTCACCGGTTATCAGAGCAAGCCGGTGGAGGATGAGTACACGGCCCGCGCCGACTACAATTGGTCCACCCATCGCTTCTCCGGCCGCTACTTCCGACGCACCTTCACGCGGCCCTTCACCGGTGATACCGGCGATCTCGCCTCCATGTTCACCTCGGACGTCGGGCGCTCGACCCAACCTTATTCCCACTGGACCTTCAGCGACGTCTGGGTGATCTCACCGAACATCATCAACAACGGCACCTTTGCCATCCGCAGCCGCCGCACCTTCAACGACTGGGCTTCTGTCGAACTGCCCATCGACTTTGCCAAAGCCGGCGTGGCCGGCATCGCCGTGAAGGATCCGGCGTCGGTCTATGTCAACGTCAGCAACTACTTCCTCGCCCGGCCCGGTTGGAACTACGACAAGAACGACCGCGACTACCATGTCTCCGACACGCTCACCTGGATGCTGGGTAGCCACCAGCTCAAGATCGGCGGTGAGTATCTGCACGTGAGCAACAACATCACCAATGACTTCCGTACCATGGGCAACTTCGACTTCAATGGCTCCATCACCGGCGACCCCATGGCCGACTTCATGCAAGGCGAGGTCTACCAGTTCTGGCAGGGCGGCGGCGAGTATAAGGACCTCAATGGCCACCGCATCGGCCTCTTCGTCCAGGACGATTGGCGTGTCACCACCAACCTGACTCTGAACCTGGGCGTCCGGTGGGAGCCGTTTCTGCCGTATCAGGATTCGATCGGCCGCACGCAATGCTTCGCCCCGGGCGTCCAGTCCACCCGTTTCCCGAATGCGCCCAACGGCTATCTGAACGCCGGCGACCCCAGTTGCCCCATGGGCGGCTTCGACAGCTTCAAACAGGCCTTCGCGCCCCGCTTCGGTTATGCCTGGCGGCCCGGCGGTGGCCGTACCGTGCTGCGCGGCGGAGCCGGCCTGTTCTGGAATCCTCAGTTCACCGTCCTCTACAACGGCTTCGTCAACTCCGCGCCGTTCAGCCCGCAGATTACCCTGAACGGCGTCAAGTTCAACAATCCCTACGCCACCACGCCGAACCCGTTTCCACAGTCGTTTGCTCCGTTCGACCCGCCCGCCAACTCGTCCTTCGTGACACCGCTCGGCACCTTCGGAGCGTTCTCCAGCGGATTCAAACCCAGCTACCAGGAATCCCTCAACTTCACAGTCGAACACGAAGTCTTCAGCGGCCTGCTCGCCCGCGCCAGCTACATCGCGAATCTCGGCCGGCGCCTGTCCTACAACTACGACACCAACTGGGCTCGTTACGCCGCCGGCGCCACGTCCGGCAATATTCAATCGCGCCGCCCCTACCGCGACTACAACTCCGTCCTCGTCGCCGATTCGGGCAGCAGTTCCAGCTATCACGGCTTCCAGTTCTCGGTCGAACGCCGCCTGTCCAAGGGCTTCAGCATCGAGGCGAACTACACATGGTCGAAGTCGATCGATGAGCTGAGCGACGACACCACGCCCGGCCAGAGCACCTCCATCGCCATCCCCTACGACCGCCGCTCCGGCCGGGCCGTGTCGGACTTCGACAACACACACCGCCTGGTCTCCTCCTGGGTCTGGAACCTACCCGAATGGAAGACAGGGCCCGCGGCGCTCAAGGCCATCCTGGGCGGTTGGCAGACCTCCGGTATTGCCACAATGCGCAGCGGCTTCCCGTATACCGTCCGCTCCGGAACCGACCGTGCTCTCAGCAGCATCGGCCAGGACTATGCCGATATCGTGGGCGACCCGAATTTGAGCGGCGATCGCTCCAAGGCCGATCGCATCGCCCGCTACTTCAACACCTCGGCGTTCACCTTGGCCACCCTCGGCACTTTCGGGAATTCGCCCCGCAACCTGCTGCGTGGCCCCCGGTCGGTCAACTTCGACCTGTCGGCCGTGAAGATCATTCCCATCAACGACCGCGTCCGGGCCCAGTTGCGCGGCGAGTTCTTCAACGCGTTTAATAATGTCAACCTGAGCACGCCCTACGCCTCGGCCAACAGCACTACCCGCTTTGGCCGCATCGAGAGCGCGGGCGATCCTCGCATTGTGCAGATCGCTCTCAGGTTCGAGTTCTGA
- a CDS encoding sigma-70 family RNA polymerase sigma factor, whose amino-acid sequence MPLVVSREISSGVEQDPDQLVADLYTVHASGLHRYLLLTGSRPADADELLQDAFLRLFRCVRDGEQIEKPKAWLIRTLQNLRTDWARRESGHGLLMRNVGARGDLAWSSPDRGPEAAMIDHQRFERLRAAMGSLTERQHQYVLMRSEGMTLREIASVHGVTVQSVAETCARAIERLGKLTNE is encoded by the coding sequence ATGCCCCTGGTAGTGAGCAGGGAGATCAGTTCAGGCGTGGAGCAGGATCCGGATCAACTCGTCGCCGATCTGTACACGGTGCACGCATCAGGCTTGCACCGTTACCTTCTGTTGACCGGCAGCAGGCCGGCGGACGCCGACGAACTGCTGCAGGACGCATTCCTACGCCTGTTCCGTTGCGTGCGCGATGGCGAACAAATCGAGAAGCCAAAGGCCTGGCTGATCAGGACGCTGCAGAACCTGCGGACCGATTGGGCGCGCAGGGAGTCCGGACACGGCCTGCTGATGCGCAACGTGGGGGCGCGCGGCGACCTGGCGTGGAGCAGTCCAGACCGGGGTCCCGAGGCGGCGATGATCGATCATCAGCGCTTCGAACGGCTGCGCGCGGCGATGGGCAGCCTGACGGAGAGACAACACCAGTATGTACTTATGCGGTCGGAAGGAATGACGTTGCGGGAGATCGCGTCGGTGCACGGCGTGACCGTCCAGTCGGTGGCCGAAACGTGCGCGCGAGCCATAGAAAGGTTGGGGAAGCTGACCAATGAGTGA